ATCATAACGCCCCCATCAGCAAGTTGTGCAAGTAGCCCTTGCGGCATAGTGGCAGCTGCAGCTGTAACAATAATTCCTTCAAAAGGTGCTTGTGACTGCCAGCCCTGCCAACCGTCTCCGTGTTTCATGGTGACATTGTATAAATCGAGCTTGTGTAAACGGCGCTTTGCTTGCCATTGCAGTGCTTTGATACGCTCCACCGAGCACACTTTAGTAAAGGTTTTTGCCAATATTGCGGTTTGATAGCCGGACCCAGTACCAATTTCAAGCACTTTGTCACGTACCCCAGCTAAGCGAAGTAATTCTGTCATGCGCGCCACAATATAGGGCTGCGAAATCGTTTGTCCTTGACCAATTGGCAATGCGGTATTCTGATAAGCTTTGTGCTGTAAAACATCATCGATGAAAATATGTCTGGGTGTCGAGGCAATCGCTTCAAGCACAGTGCTATCTTCTACACCCTCGCGTTTTAATAATTCAGCTAATGCGAGTGCGCTGCGATTATAATTAGTCAGCACTATTAATCTCCATATTTGCTAACCAGCTATCAACGGCTTGTAAGCTTTCTTTCGCCGTCATATCAACACTGAGAGGTGTGACTGATGCGAAACCATTATTAATGGCGTAAAAATCAGTACCTTCACCAGCATCACTTTCAGCACCTAAAGTCCCATACCAATAAATATCACGACCCCATGGATCTTGTTGTTTAGTCATGGTTTCAGCTTTATGGCGCGAACCTAAACGGGTTACCTTTACGCCTTTTAGCTCAGTTAGCGGAATATCTGGCACGTTTAAGTTGATGATTTGATCTTTCGGTAATGGGTGCGAGGCCAACTCTTTAATAATGCTTACAGCAACGGCCGCAGCAGTCTCAAAATGATTTCCTTCTTTAGAGCATAACGAAACAGCAATAGCAGGTAGTCCTAGATGGCGTCCTTCGGTAGCAGCTGCAACAGTACCTGAATACAAAGTATCATCACCTAAATTTGCACCGTGGTTTATACCGGCTACAACTAGATCTGGCTGCTGTTCAACTAATTCATTAACCCCTAAATGCACACAGTCAGTCGGCGTGCCATTAATCGAAATAAAGCCATTATCAAGCGTGGTTGCACGCAATGGATTCATTAGCGTTAATGAATTACTTGCGCCACTACAATTGCGATCTGGAGCCACTAAGGTCACATCAGCAATTTGCGTTAACGCATGATACAAAACCGCAATCCCTTTAGCATGCACGCCATCATCATTGCTTAGTAAGATTTTCATTTACGCATCCTTTTGTTTTTGTTCTTTAGGGCTAGCGTCTTGATACTCCACCAGCTCTCTTAACAAGGCTGTAGCAAAACAACCTTTTGGCAAACCAAAAC
The nucleotide sequence above comes from Pseudoalteromonas shioyasakiensis. Encoded proteins:
- a CDS encoding protein-L-isoaspartate(D-aspartate) O-methyltransferase: MLTNYNRSALALAELLKREGVEDSTVLEAIASTPRHIFIDDVLQHKAYQNTALPIGQGQTISQPYIVARMTELLRLAGVRDKVLEIGTGSGYQTAILAKTFTKVCSVERIKALQWQAKRRLHKLDLYNVTMKHGDGWQGWQSQAPFEGIIVTAAAATMPQGLLAQLADGGVMIAPIGEQDQQLMMVVRNGDTFTEHKVAPVRFVPLVPGDIE
- the surE gene encoding 5'/3'-nucleotidase SurE; translated protein: MKILLSNDDGVHAKGIAVLYHALTQIADVTLVAPDRNCSGASNSLTLMNPLRATTLDNGFISINGTPTDCVHLGVNELVEQQPDLVVAGINHGANLGDDTLYSGTVAAATEGRHLGLPAIAVSLCSKEGNHFETAAAVAVSIIKELASHPLPKDQIINLNVPDIPLTELKGVKVTRLGSRHKAETMTKQQDPWGRDIYWYGTLGAESDAGEGTDFYAINNGFASVTPLSVDMTAKESLQAVDSWLANMEINSAD